ATGCTAAGTGTGGAGAGGTTGAGTCGTATAATGAAAACTTTGTGATACAAAAGAAAAGTAATTACCTCTGCGCTTGACGCTATGGTAGCTTTGCACACCTTCAATTTCTGGCTTCGTCTGTTAGTTTAAAATAGATAATAGGTTAAAGTAATGCCGCTGAGACGTAAAAGTAAGTAAAATGTATGCTCAAGTAAAAAAGTTATTAGCAATTTTAGGCTCGCAATAATGCAAGACCAGCAAAGAGAAAATACGGCAGCCAATTTGGCTGCCGTAAGCGTTTATAGAATAGCCTTAGGGGTTGAATATAAGGGTACTGCTTACCATGGGTTTCAACGGCAAACCGATGATGTTCCCAGTATTCAAAGCCATCTAGAGCAAGCATTGAGTCAAGTTGCAGGTGGCGAAGCGGTAAGCTTAACCTGTGCTGGACGCACCGATGCGATGGTGCATGCCTGTGCTCAAGTTGTGCATTTTGATACTCAGGTAGTGCGCAGTGAAACCTCTTGGGTGATGGGAGCTAATCGCTACTTGCCGGCCGATATTAGCGTGATCTGGGCTAAGCTGATGCCCTTGGAATTTAATGCACGTTTTAGTGCCTATGCACGTCGCTATCGTTATGTGATTTATCAAGATCAAGTACGTCCAGCGCATCTTGGGCAAGAAGTTACCTGGTGTTCGAAACCACTAAATTTACAGCGAATGCAACAAGCAGCAAATTGTTTGCTTGGTACGCATGATTTTACTGCAT
The sequence above is a segment of the Thiopseudomonas alkaliphila genome. Coding sequences within it:
- the truA gene encoding tRNA pseudouridine(38-40) synthase TruA, with the protein product MQDQQRENTAANLAAVSVYRIALGVEYKGTAYHGFQRQTDDVPSIQSHLEQALSQVAGGEAVSLTCAGRTDAMVHACAQVVHFDTQVVRSETSWVMGANRYLPADISVIWAKLMPLEFNARFSAYARRYRYVIYQDQVRPAHLGQEVTWCSKPLNLQRMQQAANCLLGTHDFTAFRAQQCQAKSPIKTIYHLQVIPFGKLIVIDVRADAFLHHMVRNIAGVLMAVGTGSKPVEWVTQVLASKDRTKGGVTAPPYGLYMVKADYPEQFAVPERFLGPLFLTALPDIAQSENQPNAG